The Callospermophilus lateralis isolate mCalLat2 chromosome 3, mCalLat2.hap1, whole genome shotgun sequence genome has a segment encoding these proteins:
- the LOC143393890 gene encoding olfactory receptor 4K15 yields the protein MNETNHSRVTEFVLLGLSSSKELQPVLFLIFSLLYLAILLGNFLIILTVTSDSRLHTPMYFLLANLSFIDICVASFATPKMIADLLVERKTISFDACLAQIFFVHLFTGSEMVILVSMAYDRYVAICKPLHYMTIMSRRVCIILVLISWSVGFIHTTSQLAFTVNLPFCGPNQVDSFFCDLPLVTKLACRDTYVISLLIVADSGFLSLSSFLLLVVSYTVILITVRSRSSASMAKARSTLTAHITVVTLFFGPCIFIYVWPFSSYSVDKVLAVFYTIFTPILNPVIYTLRNKEVKAAMSKLKSRYLKPGQVSVVIRNALFLQSK from the coding sequence ATGAATGAGACAAATCATTCTCGGGTGACAGAATTTGTGTTGCTGGGACTCTCCAGTTCCAAGGAGCTACAGCCCGTCTTGTTTCTCATCTTCTCACTGCTCTACCTTGCAATTCTGCTGGGCAACTTTCTCATCATCCTCACCGTGACCTCGGATTCCCGCCttcacacccccatgtactttcTGCTTGCAAACCTCTCTTTCATAGACATATGCGTTGCCTCTTTTGCTACCCCCAAAATGATTGCAGACTTACTGGTTGAGCGCAAGACTATTTCTTTTGATGCCTGTCTGGCCCAGATTTTTTTTGTTCACCTCTTCACTGGCAGTGAAATGGTTATCCTTGTAtccatggcctatgaccgctatgtTGCCATCTGCAAGCCTCTGCATTACATGACCATCATGAGCCGCCGTGTTTGTATAATTCTTGTCCTTATCTCATGGTCTGTGGGCTTCATCCACACCACTAGCCAGTTGGCATTTACTGTTAACTTGCCTTTTTGTGGCCCTAATCAGGTTGACAGTTTTTTCTGTGACCTGCCTCTAGTGACCAAGCTAGCCTGTAGAGACACTTATGTGATCAGCTTACTAAtagttgcagacagtggctttctTTCATTGAGCTCCTTTCTCCTCTTGGTGGTGTCCTACACTGTGATTCTTATTACAGTCAGGAGCCGCTCCTCTGCTAGCATGGCCAAGGCCCGCTCCACGCTGACTGCTCACATCACTGTGGTCACACTCTTTTTTGGACCCTGCATTTTTATCTATGTGTGGCCCTTCAGCAGTTACTCAGTTGACAAGGTGCttgctgtgttctacaccatcttTACTCCTATCCTAAACCCTGTTATCTACACTCTGAGGAACAAAGAAGTGAAGGCAGCTATGTCCAAGCTGAAGAGTCGGTATCTGAAGCCTGGCCAGGTTTCTGTAGTGATAAGAAATGCTCTTTTCCTACAATCAAAGTAA